The Micromonospora krabiensis genome window below encodes:
- the metG gene encoding methionine--tRNA ligase, translating to MSHVLAAVAWPYANGPRHIGHVSGFGVPSDVFSRYMRMAGHDVLMVSGTDEHGTPIQVQADAEGVTPRELADRYNRVIVEDLHGLGLSYDLFTRTTTRNHYAVVQDLFEGMYRNGYIVPKTTMGAISPSTGRTLPDRYIEGTCPICGYESARGDQCDNCGNQLDPIDLINPKSKINGETPEFVETEHFFLDLPALAEVLRQWLDTREGWRPNVLRFSKNLLDDLQPRAITRDLEWGVPIPLDGWRDRSDKRIYVWFDAVIGYLSASIEWARRSGDPEAWRRWWSTDGEGKDAQTYYFMGKDNIVFHSVIWPALLAGYSGEGAHDGEPGDLGRLNLPTEVVSSEYLTMEGRKFSSSRRVVIYVRDFLERYDADALRYFIAAAGPESNDTDFTWAEFLRRNNDELVAGWGNLVNRSISMAAKNFGEIPPVDPAGLTEADEALLATARAGFATVGDLIAKHRQKQAIGEAMRVVAEANKYLSEQAPWKLKDAADKPRMGTILHVALQVVSDANTLLTPFLPHSAQKVHELLGGTGVHAPMPRIVEVSDLDGGPAYPVLTGDYTQGARWESVPLAVGRPLAAPKPVFRKLDPSIVDEELARLAG from the coding sequence ATGAGTCACGTTCTCGCGGCGGTTGCCTGGCCGTACGCCAACGGCCCGCGCCACATCGGCCACGTCTCCGGTTTCGGCGTTCCCTCCGACGTCTTCAGCCGGTACATGCGGATGGCCGGCCACGACGTGCTCATGGTCTCCGGCACCGACGAGCACGGCACGCCGATCCAGGTGCAGGCCGACGCCGAGGGGGTCACCCCGCGCGAGCTGGCCGACCGCTACAACCGGGTGATCGTGGAGGACCTGCACGGGCTGGGCCTGTCGTACGACCTGTTCACCCGCACCACCACCCGTAACCACTACGCGGTGGTGCAGGACCTCTTCGAGGGGATGTACCGCAACGGCTACATCGTGCCGAAGACCACCATGGGGGCGATCTCCCCGTCCACCGGCCGGACGCTGCCCGACCGCTACATCGAGGGCACCTGCCCGATCTGCGGCTACGAGAGCGCCCGCGGCGACCAGTGCGACAACTGCGGCAACCAGCTCGACCCGATCGACCTGATCAACCCGAAGTCGAAGATCAACGGTGAGACGCCGGAGTTCGTCGAGACCGAGCACTTCTTCCTGGACCTGCCCGCCCTCGCCGAGGTGCTGCGGCAGTGGCTGGACACCCGGGAGGGCTGGCGCCCGAACGTGCTGCGGTTCTCGAAGAACCTCCTCGACGACCTCCAGCCCCGGGCCATCACCCGGGACCTGGAGTGGGGCGTGCCGATCCCCCTGGACGGGTGGCGCGACCGGTCCGACAAGCGGATCTACGTGTGGTTCGACGCGGTCATCGGCTACCTGTCCGCCTCCATCGAGTGGGCGCGCCGCTCCGGCGACCCGGAGGCGTGGCGGCGCTGGTGGTCCACCGACGGCGAGGGCAAGGACGCCCAGACCTACTACTTCATGGGCAAGGACAACATCGTCTTCCACTCGGTCATCTGGCCGGCGCTGCTCGCCGGCTACTCCGGTGAGGGCGCCCACGACGGCGAGCCGGGCGACCTGGGCCGCCTCAACCTGCCCACCGAGGTGGTGTCCAGCGAGTACCTGACCATGGAGGGGCGCAAGTTCTCCTCGTCCCGGCGGGTCGTCATCTACGTCCGGGACTTCCTGGAGCGCTACGACGCCGACGCCCTGCGCTACTTCATCGCCGCCGCCGGGCCCGAGAGCAACGACACCGACTTCACCTGGGCCGAGTTCCTCCGCCGCAACAACGACGAGCTGGTCGCCGGCTGGGGCAACCTCGTCAACCGGTCGATCTCCATGGCGGCGAAGAACTTCGGCGAGATCCCGCCGGTCGACCCGGCCGGTCTCACCGAGGCGGACGAGGCGCTGCTCGCCACCGCCCGGGCCGGCTTCGCCACGGTCGGCGACCTGATCGCCAAGCACCGGCAGAAGCAGGCCATCGGTGAGGCGATGCGGGTGGTCGCCGAGGCCAACAAGTACCTGTCCGAGCAGGCGCCCTGGAAGCTGAAGGACGCCGCCGACAAGCCCCGGATGGGCACGATCCTGCACGTCGCCCTCCAGGTGGTCAGCGACGCCAACACGCTGCTCACCCCGTTCCTGCCGCACTCCGCGCAGAAGGTGCACGAGCTGCTCGGCGGTACGGGCGTCCACGCGCCGATGCCCCGGATCGTCGAGGTCTCCGACCTCGACGGCGGGCCGGCCTACCCGGTGCTGACCGGGGACTACACGCAGGGCGCGCGCTGGGAGTCCGTACCCCTGGCGGTGGGTCGGCCGCTCGCGGCGCCCAAGCCGGTGTTCCGCAAGCTCGACCCGTCGATCGTCGACGAGGAGTTGGCCCGGCTGGCCGGCTGA
- the rsmI gene encoding 16S rRNA (cytidine(1402)-2'-O)-methyltransferase, with protein sequence MGEMSDVGRLVLLGAPLGNPADASTRFREVLASADVVAAEDTRRLTRLARDLDVTIPGRIVSYFEGNEERRTPELVEVIQAGYLVALVTDGGMPSVSDPGYRLVRAALDAGAPVTAAPGPSAVTTALALSGLPCDRFCFEGFLPRSPGARRSRLRELATEPRTLVIFEAPHRVAGALADLADAFGADRPAALCRELTKTYEEVLRRPLGDLARWAAEGEPRGEITLVVAGAPETPAERPDDDALKAEVAERESAGLSRRDAISEVATRHGLRRRDVYTVVHR encoded by the coding sequence GTGGGTGAAATGTCGGACGTCGGCCGCCTCGTCCTCCTCGGCGCGCCGCTCGGAAACCCGGCCGACGCGTCCACCCGGTTCCGCGAGGTGCTCGCCAGCGCCGACGTGGTCGCCGCCGAGGACACCCGCCGGCTCACCCGGCTGGCCCGGGACCTCGACGTCACCATTCCCGGGCGGATCGTCTCCTACTTCGAGGGCAACGAGGAGCGGCGTACGCCGGAGCTGGTCGAGGTGATCCAGGCCGGCTACCTGGTGGCGCTGGTCACCGACGGGGGCATGCCGAGCGTCTCCGACCCCGGCTACCGGCTGGTCCGGGCCGCCCTCGACGCCGGCGCGCCGGTCACCGCGGCGCCCGGGCCGAGCGCCGTCACCACCGCCCTCGCCCTCTCCGGCCTGCCCTGCGACCGGTTCTGCTTCGAGGGGTTCCTGCCCCGCTCACCCGGCGCCCGGCGGTCCCGCCTGCGGGAGCTCGCCACCGAGCCGCGCACGCTGGTCATCTTCGAGGCGCCGCACCGCGTCGCCGGGGCGCTGGCCGACCTGGCGGACGCGTTCGGCGCCGACCGGCCGGCCGCGCTGTGCCGAGAGCTCACGAAGACGTACGAGGAGGTGCTCCGCCGGCCGCTCGGCGACCTGGCCCGCTGGGCCGCCGAGGGGGAGCCGCGCGGGGAGATCACTCTGGTGGTGGCCGGCGCCCCGGAGACGCCGGCCGAGCGCCCCGACGACGACGCCCTGAAGGCGGAGGTGGCCGAGCGCGAGTCCGCCGGCCTGTCCCGCCGCGACGCGATCAGTGAGGTGGCCACGCGGCACGGGCTGCGCCGGCGCGACGTCTACACCGTCGTCCACCGCTGA
- a CDS encoding dolichyl-phosphate-mannose--protein mannosyltransferase, which translates to MVRRRLATVDAGLDAWSWLATGVVVLIAGILRFVGLSSPGGKIFDEVYYARDAYGLIDRGFEWNYKDGNPSYVVHPPLGKWLIGLGEWAFGYQDPESRVSVPGHLVTTSPEFGWRFSAAVIGTLSVLLLVRIGRRMFRSTALGCAAGLLLALDGFHLVLSRTALLDIFLLFFVLAAFGALVLDRDARRRRWERALEAGLDPTRPGRAGRPATDWRNWPWWRLAAGVLLGCACAVKWSALYFVPAFALLVLLWEVGVRRSAGVRRPWRDAVLDELPWFALAGVLMVGTYLATWSGWLLTDGGYYRLAANYPGAPLSDAPVVGPLINLFEYHKAAYGFHTGLDDPHKYQSWPWQWLLLGRPVAFYWSGDGGCGAASCAAEILLLGTPLLWWSFLPALVALAWLGVARRDWRAGAILLTVAAGLLPWFWFALDGRTMFSFYTAPALPFLVLAVVYVLGAIISPAEAGAGAVRAPVPAEAAHDRRVIGGVVVGAYVLLVALCFAYFYPIFVGRVIPYADWSARMWLDGRWI; encoded by the coding sequence GTGGTCCGCCGCCGGTTGGCGACCGTCGACGCGGGGCTCGACGCCTGGTCGTGGCTGGCCACCGGCGTCGTGGTGCTGATCGCCGGGATCCTCCGCTTCGTGGGCCTGTCCTCCCCCGGCGGCAAGATCTTCGACGAGGTCTACTACGCGCGGGACGCGTACGGGCTGATCGACCGCGGCTTCGAGTGGAACTACAAGGACGGCAACCCGTCGTACGTCGTGCACCCGCCGCTGGGCAAGTGGCTCATCGGCCTCGGCGAGTGGGCCTTCGGCTACCAGGACCCGGAGAGTCGCGTCTCGGTGCCGGGGCACCTGGTGACCACGTCACCCGAGTTCGGGTGGCGCTTCTCGGCAGCCGTGATCGGCACGCTGTCCGTGCTGCTGCTGGTGCGGATCGGCCGGCGGATGTTCCGGTCCACCGCGCTGGGCTGCGCCGCCGGCCTGCTGCTCGCCCTGGACGGCTTCCACCTCGTGCTGTCCCGCACCGCGCTGCTCGACATCTTCCTGCTCTTCTTCGTGCTGGCCGCGTTCGGCGCCCTGGTTCTCGACCGCGACGCGCGGCGCCGGCGCTGGGAGCGGGCGCTGGAGGCCGGCCTCGACCCCACCCGGCCCGGGCGCGCGGGCCGGCCGGCGACCGACTGGCGGAACTGGCCGTGGTGGCGGCTCGCGGCCGGTGTGCTGCTCGGCTGTGCCTGCGCGGTGAAGTGGAGCGCGCTCTACTTCGTGCCGGCGTTCGCCCTGCTGGTGCTCCTCTGGGAGGTCGGCGTGCGCCGGTCGGCGGGGGTCCGCCGGCCGTGGCGGGACGCCGTGCTCGACGAGCTGCCCTGGTTCGCGCTGGCCGGTGTGCTGATGGTCGGCACCTACCTGGCCACCTGGTCGGGCTGGCTGCTCACCGACGGCGGCTACTACCGGCTCGCGGCCAACTATCCCGGGGCCCCGCTCAGCGACGCCCCGGTGGTCGGGCCGCTGATCAACCTCTTCGAGTACCACAAGGCGGCGTACGGCTTCCACACCGGCCTCGACGACCCGCACAAGTACCAGTCCTGGCCCTGGCAGTGGCTGCTGCTGGGACGGCCGGTGGCGTTCTACTGGTCGGGCGACGGCGGCTGCGGGGCGGCCAGCTGCGCGGCGGAGATCCTGCTGCTCGGCACGCCGCTGCTCTGGTGGTCGTTCCTGCCGGCACTGGTGGCGCTGGCCTGGCTCGGTGTCGCCCGGCGGGACTGGCGGGCCGGGGCGATCCTGCTGACCGTGGCGGCCGGCCTGCTGCCGTGGTTCTGGTTCGCCCTGGACGGTCGGACGATGTTCTCGTTCTACACCGCGCCGGCCCTGCCGTTCCTGGTGCTGGCGGTGGTCTACGTGCTCGGGGCGATCATCTCGCCCGCCGAGGCGGGTGCCGGTGCGGTCCGAGCGCCCGTGCCGGCGGAGGCCGCGCACGACCGCCGGGTCATCGGGGGCGTCGTCGTGGGCGCGTACGTGCTGCTGGTCGCGCTCTGCTTCGCGTACTTCTATCCGATCTTCGTGGGCCGGGTCATCCCGTACGCGGACTGGTCCGCCCGGATGTGGCTGGACGGTCGCTGGATCTGA
- a CDS encoding VWA domain-containing protein: MINSRRSTTVLVGLLVVSALLGPAPAAADEPTPPEPPRVELVLDVSGSMRARDIDGRSRISVAQQAFNEVVDALPAETQLGIRVLGATYQGKDKKVGCQDTQQIVPVGPVDRTEAKAAVATLRPTGFTPVGLALRKAAEDLGTGATTRRIVLITDGEDTCAPPDPCDVARELAAQGTRLVVDTLGLAPDEKVRRQLLCIASATGGTYTAAQSTEELTGRIKQLVERAGETYTRTPTVVGGGNACPGAPVLGPGVYTDRETFSEHRWYRVPVRPGQELRASVSMALDRPVNRDYGVLLRAVAQDGRELVRGADAGSGRADVVSAGLRWSGDEPEDRDTEERDADVPAPAELVCLVVSNSFAPRAGTGLTPGMPVELTVDVVAAAPDPRGPDLGRGWVLLALLTVAGLLTGLVTGLLTRWWVATWREK, encoded by the coding sequence GTGATCAACTCAAGACGATCCACCACGGTCCTCGTCGGACTTCTGGTGGTCTCCGCGCTGCTCGGGCCCGCGCCCGCCGCGGCCGACGAGCCGACACCCCCCGAGCCACCCCGCGTCGAACTGGTGCTCGACGTCAGCGGGTCGATGCGCGCCCGCGACATCGACGGCCGCAGCCGGATCTCCGTCGCCCAACAGGCGTTCAACGAGGTCGTCGACGCGCTGCCGGCGGAGACGCAGCTCGGCATCCGGGTGCTGGGCGCCACCTACCAGGGCAAGGACAAGAAGGTCGGCTGCCAGGACACCCAGCAGATCGTGCCGGTCGGCCCGGTCGACCGGACCGAGGCGAAGGCGGCGGTGGCCACCCTGCGGCCGACCGGCTTCACCCCGGTCGGGCTCGCCCTGCGCAAGGCCGCCGAGGACCTCGGCACGGGTGCCACCACCCGACGGATCGTGCTGATCACTGACGGCGAGGACACCTGCGCCCCGCCCGACCCCTGCGACGTCGCCCGGGAACTCGCCGCCCAGGGTACCCGGCTGGTGGTCGACACGCTCGGCCTCGCCCCCGACGAGAAGGTACGCCGACAGCTGCTCTGCATCGCGAGCGCGACCGGCGGCACGTACACGGCCGCCCAGAGCACCGAGGAGCTGACCGGGCGGATCAAGCAGTTGGTCGAGCGGGCCGGTGAGACGTACACCCGGACGCCCACCGTCGTCGGCGGCGGCAACGCCTGCCCGGGTGCCCCGGTGCTCGGGCCCGGCGTCTACACCGACCGGGAGACGTTCTCCGAGCACCGCTGGTACCGGGTTCCGGTGCGACCGGGCCAGGAGCTGCGGGCGTCGGTCAGCATGGCGCTGGACCGGCCGGTCAACCGCGACTACGGCGTACTGCTGCGGGCCGTCGCCCAGGACGGCCGCGAACTGGTCCGCGGCGCGGACGCGGGCAGCGGCCGGGCGGACGTCGTCTCCGCCGGCCTGCGCTGGTCCGGCGACGAGCCCGAGGACCGCGACACCGAGGAGCGCGACGCCGACGTGCCCGCCCCGGCGGAGCTGGTCTGCCTGGTGGTCAGCAACTCGTTCGCCCCCCGCGCCGGCACCGGGCTGACGCCGGGAATGCCCGTCGAACTGACCGTCGACGTGGTGGCCGCGGCACCCGACCCGCGCGGGCCGGACCTCGGCCGGGGCTGGGTGCTGCTGGCCCTGCTGACCGTCGCCGGTCTGCTCACCGGCCTGGTGACCGGCCTGCTCACCCGCTGGTGGGTAGCCACCTGGAGGGAGAAGTGA
- a CDS encoding peptidase, producing the protein MRTPLRSTVALLAVAGATLLPTAAAADATPAPTPSPGAQTVTRAGTSFLTATAINAGQPVRVGASTGDHLYWSFTAAAGQVHDITATVTFPRNRSGASTWTVEVFDGLRRRQACTAGAQTPTVEAASGTVSLGCTLREVRPWAEPWSADPLPGTYYVRLSVVDLPEPDLGAPIDVDLLVSADGDGGAPADDGELAAPLVPNTRAGALLSEDAATASAATDEEQDSGLADLLPALGSRWIWTGVGGILAAVAGVVGFALTRRPRRP; encoded by the coding sequence GTGCGTACCCCCTTGAGGTCGACGGTGGCGCTGCTCGCCGTCGCCGGCGCCACGCTGCTGCCCACGGCCGCCGCCGCGGACGCGACGCCCGCGCCCACCCCCTCGCCCGGCGCGCAGACCGTGACCCGGGCGGGCACGTCGTTCCTCACCGCCACCGCCATCAACGCCGGTCAGCCGGTCCGGGTCGGCGCCTCCACCGGTGACCACCTCTACTGGTCGTTCACCGCGGCGGCCGGGCAGGTGCACGACATCACCGCGACCGTGACGTTCCCGCGCAACCGCAGCGGGGCGTCCACCTGGACGGTGGAGGTCTTCGACGGGCTCCGTCGCCGGCAGGCCTGCACCGCGGGGGCGCAGACCCCGACCGTCGAGGCGGCGAGCGGGACCGTGTCGCTCGGCTGCACCCTCCGCGAGGTACGGCCCTGGGCCGAGCCGTGGTCGGCCGACCCGCTTCCTGGCACGTACTACGTCCGGCTGTCGGTCGTCGACCTGCCGGAGCCCGACCTGGGCGCGCCCATCGACGTGGACCTGCTGGTCAGCGCGGACGGCGACGGCGGCGCCCCCGCCGACGACGGTGAACTCGCCGCGCCGCTGGTGCCGAACACCCGCGCCGGTGCCCTGCTCTCGGAGGACGCCGCCACCGCGTCCGCCGCGACGGACGAGGAGCAGGACAGCGGCTTGGCCGACCTGCTGCCCGCGCTGGGCTCCCGGTGGATCTGGACCGGCGTCGGCGGGATCCTCGCCGCCGTGGCCGGGGTGGTCGGCTTCGCGCTGACCCGACGCCCCCGACGCCCCTAG
- a CDS encoding 4'-phosphopantetheinyl transferase family protein, whose protein sequence is MRELLPPEVAVAVAGPDDWTGQLLAAEQACLSERAVEGRRRDFTAGRVCARRAMTTLGLPPAAVVAAADRSPVWPSGVVGTITHTRGYCAAAAAHVTAVRSVGMDAEQHRELNEGVRRMICLPEEEERLVALPGGISWPAVLFSAKETVYKVWHPVVGTWLDFTDAHVELDPDAGTFTARIAPARLAAAPVEDPPGRVHGRFVVADGLVRTAAVLPLR, encoded by the coding sequence GTGCGTGAGCTGCTGCCACCGGAGGTCGCGGTGGCCGTCGCCGGGCCCGACGACTGGACCGGGCAGCTGCTGGCGGCCGAGCAGGCCTGCCTCAGCGAGCGGGCCGTCGAGGGCCGGCGGCGGGACTTCACCGCCGGTCGGGTGTGCGCCCGACGGGCCATGACGACACTCGGGCTGCCGCCGGCCGCCGTGGTGGCGGCCGCCGACCGGTCACCGGTCTGGCCGTCGGGCGTGGTCGGGACGATCACCCACACCCGCGGGTACTGCGCGGCCGCCGCGGCCCACGTCACCGCCGTCCGCTCCGTCGGGATGGACGCCGAGCAGCACCGCGAGCTCAACGAGGGCGTACGCCGGATGATCTGCCTGCCCGAGGAGGAGGAGCGGTTGGTCGCGCTGCCCGGCGGGATCTCCTGGCCGGCGGTCCTGTTCAGTGCGAAGGAGACCGTCTACAAGGTCTGGCACCCGGTGGTCGGCACCTGGCTCGACTTCACCGACGCGCACGTGGAGCTGGACCCGGACGCCGGCACGTTCACCGCCCGGATCGCGCCGGCCCGGCTCGCCGCCGCGCCGGTCGAGGACCCGCCGGGCAGGGTGCACGGCCGCTTCGTCGTGGCGGACGGGCTGGTCCGCACCGCCGCCGTCCTCCCACTGCGCTGA
- a CDS encoding DUF1996 domain-containing protein yields MAAVLLLSVALTAGCKDQVTTPGAAGPSASTGLGSGDAADPVQTSASPSAGAPAGSPTPSASAGSPKPPAAARPPVNKGGWIVIDQAAQAARTKAFFARKPKPVTGNPVKVPEFNVGCKVSHHNNDDPIVAPGLVGASHNHTFFGNRSTDAGSTYESLMASTRTSCNVGDDHSAYWIPTLLQNGKPVDPKEVTVYYGSRLKDPSKTQPFPPGLRMITGDAKKQTDTPDKQGNHFWCAGIGGETGRTADGLFPICAKTANLVRQVTFFDCWDGKHLDSPDHKSHMAMGDHTGACPKSHPVPVPSVSFVIGYPLNTNTNGITLASGTSFSMHADFFNAWEDDALAARVRNCLNQGVKCDSAGNF; encoded by the coding sequence GTGGCGGCGGTCCTGCTGCTCAGCGTGGCCCTGACCGCCGGCTGCAAGGACCAGGTGACGACCCCCGGCGCCGCCGGTCCGTCGGCCTCCACCGGGCTCGGCTCGGGCGACGCGGCCGACCCGGTCCAGACCTCGGCCAGCCCGTCGGCCGGCGCACCGGCCGGCTCGCCGACGCCCAGTGCGAGCGCCGGCTCGCCCAAGCCGCCGGCCGCCGCCCGGCCCCCGGTCAACAAGGGTGGCTGGATCGTCATCGACCAGGCGGCTCAGGCGGCCCGGACGAAGGCGTTCTTCGCCCGCAAGCCGAAGCCGGTCACCGGCAACCCGGTCAAGGTGCCCGAGTTCAACGTCGGCTGCAAGGTCAGCCACCACAACAACGACGATCCGATCGTCGCTCCCGGGCTCGTCGGCGCGTCGCACAACCACACGTTCTTCGGCAACCGGTCCACCGACGCCGGCTCGACCTACGAGTCGCTGATGGCCTCCACCCGCACCAGCTGCAACGTCGGCGACGATCACTCCGCCTACTGGATCCCGACCCTCCTCCAGAACGGCAAGCCGGTCGACCCGAAGGAGGTGACCGTCTACTACGGCTCCCGGCTGAAGGACCCGAGCAAGACCCAGCCCTTCCCACCCGGCCTGCGGATGATCACGGGTGACGCGAAGAAGCAGACCGACACGCCCGACAAGCAGGGCAACCACTTCTGGTGCGCGGGCATCGGCGGCGAGACCGGCCGGACGGCCGACGGCCTCTTCCCGATCTGCGCGAAGACGGCCAACCTGGTCCGCCAGGTCACCTTCTTCGACTGCTGGGACGGCAAGCACCTGGACAGTCCGGACCACAAGTCGCACATGGCGATGGGCGACCACACCGGCGCCTGCCCGAAGAGCCACCCGGTGCCGGTCCCGTCGGTGTCGTTCGTGATCGGCTACCCGTTGAACACGAACACCAACGGCATCACCCTCGCCTCGGGTACGTCGTTCTCGATGCACGCCGACTTCTTCAACGCCTGGGAGGACGACGCGCTGGCGGCCCGCGTCCGCAACTGCCTCAACCAGGGCGTGAAGTGCGACTCGGCGGGCAACTTCTAG
- a CDS encoding serine/threonine protein kinase translates to MSGTSPQLIANRYRLVRPLGQGGMGRVWQARDEMLERDVAIKELVAPAGLRDEERRDLRERSLREARAVARLDHVNVVRVFDVLHSDDDPWIVMELVASRSLHQALEAEGPMPPARVARIGLGVLAALRAAHGAGILHRDVKPANVLLADDGRVVLTDFGLATLPGDPRVTQTGMVLGSPAFLAPERATDGAVGPAADLWSLGATLYAAVEGRTPYHRSTPIATLAALATEAPPPPQRAGVLTELLDGLLRRDPQQRIDAGEADRLLRTAAADPAGTIPPNPAGLAGTVPPGLAGAEVGSPTLDAPVTRVGSGETPRPLIVPEFRSSTPNAPADAGGADRGVVGSVGTVGGGGAAAGTVDVLPARAPDRRRRSWLVGSLAAALLLAGAVGASLRYGGLPGTATDNPAAQLPSPTALADTPVSRVLPPPPAGWHYHRDDPRFLVPVPDGWVAERDGERTEFREPDGGRVLVVGEVRTVPANPTTELRAREKAERKRYDGYRQVRLGAVPYQVRAAEWEWTYDGPDGTPRHAVNRLFVGNNGHAYTLGWTTPAAEWSTSRSLFTLITDGFQGLPLAGAPSRSADAPPSSGPGQPTPGRTGAEQPSPGTGDGAPSSPRQSTASSSPNAPTGKPIVGFASDRCIDVPGGKATSGVQLQIWDCRRTAGQLWTFPSDGTVRALGKCLDVAGHSTSDGAAVLLADCTGAASQKFTLNKAYDLVNVRADRCVDVFDHHTENGSPLQIWQCTGEAHQKWKLG, encoded by the coding sequence GTGTCCGGCACCTCTCCACAGCTCATTGCCAATCGTTACCGTCTGGTACGCCCGCTCGGTCAGGGCGGAATGGGCCGCGTCTGGCAGGCCCGCGACGAAATGCTCGAACGGGACGTGGCCATCAAGGAGCTGGTGGCACCGGCCGGGCTCCGCGACGAGGAGCGCCGGGACCTCCGCGAACGCTCACTGCGGGAGGCCCGGGCCGTCGCCCGCCTCGACCACGTGAACGTCGTACGCGTCTTCGACGTCCTGCACTCCGACGACGACCCGTGGATCGTCATGGAGTTGGTGGCGTCCCGCTCCCTGCACCAGGCGCTCGAGGCCGAGGGGCCGATGCCACCGGCCCGCGTCGCCCGGATCGGGCTCGGCGTGCTCGCCGCGCTGCGCGCCGCCCACGGGGCCGGCATCCTGCACCGCGACGTCAAGCCGGCCAACGTGCTGCTCGCCGACGACGGCCGCGTGGTGCTGACCGACTTCGGGCTCGCCACCCTCCCCGGCGACCCCCGCGTGACACAGACCGGGATGGTGCTCGGCTCGCCCGCGTTCCTCGCCCCCGAACGGGCCACCGACGGCGCCGTGGGCCCCGCCGCCGACCTCTGGTCGCTCGGCGCCACCCTCTACGCGGCGGTCGAGGGCCGGACGCCGTACCACCGCTCCACCCCGATCGCGACGCTGGCCGCGCTCGCCACCGAGGCCCCGCCACCGCCCCAGCGCGCCGGCGTGCTGACCGAACTGCTCGACGGGCTGCTCCGGCGGGACCCGCAGCAGCGGATCGACGCCGGGGAGGCGGACCGCCTGCTGCGCACGGCCGCCGCCGACCCGGCCGGAACGATCCCGCCGAACCCGGCGGGCCTGGCCGGCACGGTCCCGCCGGGCCTGGCCGGCGCCGAGGTCGGATCGCCCACGCTGGACGCTCCGGTCACTCGGGTCGGGTCCGGCGAGACGCCCCGCCCGCTGATCGTGCCGGAGTTCCGCTCCAGCACGCCGAACGCGCCCGCGGACGCGGGCGGCGCCGACCGGGGTGTGGTGGGCAGCGTGGGCACGGTCGGCGGCGGGGGCGCCGCTGCCGGCACCGTCGACGTCCTGCCCGCCCGGGCACCGGACCGGCGGCGTCGGAGCTGGCTCGTCGGATCCCTCGCCGCGGCGCTCCTGCTCGCCGGGGCGGTGGGCGCCTCGCTCCGGTACGGCGGGCTGCCCGGCACGGCCACCGACAACCCGGCGGCCCAACTGCCCAGCCCGACCGCGCTCGCCGACACGCCGGTGTCCCGCGTCCTGCCGCCACCGCCCGCCGGCTGGCACTACCACCGGGACGACCCCCGGTTCCTCGTACCCGTGCCGGACGGCTGGGTGGCCGAACGCGACGGTGAGCGGACCGAGTTCCGCGAGCCGGACGGCGGCCGGGTGCTCGTCGTCGGCGAAGTGCGAACCGTGCCCGCCAACCCGACCACCGAACTGCGGGCGCGGGAGAAGGCGGAGCGCAAGCGGTACGACGGCTACCGACAGGTCCGCCTCGGCGCGGTTCCCTATCAGGTACGGGCCGCCGAGTGGGAGTGGACGTACGACGGCCCGGACGGCACGCCGAGGCACGCCGTGAACCGGTTGTTCGTCGGCAACAACGGGCACGCGTACACCCTCGGGTGGACCACTCCGGCGGCCGAGTGGTCGACGAGCCGCAGTCTCTTCACGCTCATCACGGACGGCTTCCAGGGCCTGCCGCTGGCCGGCGCGCCGTCCCGATCCGCCGACGCCCCGCCGAGCAGCGGGCCGGGCCAGCCGACGCCCGGCCGTACGGGGGCCGAGCAGCCGTCACCGGGTACGGGCGACGGCGCGCCGTCGAGCCCCCGGCAGTCGACGGCGTCGTCGTCCCCCAACGCACCCACCGGCAAGCCGATCGTGGGCTTCGCCAGTGACCGCTGCATCGACGTCCCGGGCGGCAAGGCCACCAGCGGCGTGCAGCTCCAGATCTGGGACTGCCGTCGGACGGCCGGGCAGCTGTGGACGTTCCCCTCCGACGGCACCGTCCGCGCCCTGGGCAAGTGCCTCGACGTCGCCGGACACTCGACGTCGGACGGGGCGGCCGTGCTGCTGGCCGACTGCACTGGCGCCGCGTCGCAGAAGTTCACCCTGAACAAGGCGTACGACCTGGTCAACGTGCGCGCCGACCGCTGCGTCGACGTTTTCGATCACCACACGGAGAACGGCTCCCCGCTGCAGATCTGGCAGTGCACCGGCGAGGCCCACCAAAAATGGAAGCTCGGCTGA